A portion of the Polaribacter cellanae genome contains these proteins:
- a CDS encoding transposase, with protein MSEQSKGRNYLFSPKGRLGLMFLKHYANCSDRKLIEQLNSNLDYQFFCDIELGFERLTNYKIVSQIRCELAEKLDINSIEKILFNSWKNEIENPNQIVMDATCYESEVRYPSIQKLLWESVHWLYNQLRKTCSILGVKMIRSKYIKWKKRYQGFSKMRRKTKSKRISLTRGLLNLLSKFINFEKELSENHNIEFIALYYKRINTIQRIYKQQKDHFDTGEKIKDRIVSIQKDYIRPIVRGKEVKPVEFGAKVNKVQIDGISFIEHINFNAFHEGNRFIQTVQKAQGLTRKKVKIAGADKIYATNKNRKHCSSKNIETDFIPKGKKPKNHKEKKQLRAIIAKERATRLEGSFGKDKEYYHLRKIKAKTKKNEILWIFFGIHTGNALEIGRRKIAKTAQQVV; from the coding sequence ATTTCTGAACAATCAAAAGGGAGAAACTATCTTTTTAGTCCTAAAGGAAGACTAGGTTTAATGTTTTTAAAACATTATGCTAATTGTTCAGATAGAAAATTGATTGAGCAACTAAACTCGAATTTAGACTATCAATTTTTCTGTGATATAGAACTAGGTTTTGAACGCTTAACAAACTATAAAATAGTGAGCCAAATACGTTGTGAATTAGCAGAGAAACTCGATATTAATTCCATAGAAAAAATTCTATTCAACTCTTGGAAAAACGAAATTGAAAACCCCAATCAAATTGTAATGGATGCTACTTGTTATGAAAGTGAAGTTCGTTACCCTAGCATCCAAAAATTACTTTGGGAGTCGGTTCATTGGTTGTACAATCAATTACGTAAAACCTGCTCTATATTAGGGGTTAAAATGATTAGAAGTAAATATATCAAGTGGAAAAAACGTTATCAAGGATTTAGTAAAATGCGAAGAAAAACCAAGTCGAAACGTATTTCATTAACCCGAGGTTTACTCAATCTGTTAAGTAAATTTATCAACTTTGAAAAAGAGTTGTCAGAAAATCACAATATTGAGTTTATAGCTTTGTATTATAAGCGAATAAATACAATTCAAAGGATTTACAAACAACAAAAAGATCATTTTGATACAGGAGAAAAAATCAAAGATAGAATTGTAAGCATTCAAAAGGATTATATTCGTCCTATTGTTCGAGGAAAGGAAGTAAAACCTGTTGAATTTGGAGCAAAAGTTAACAAAGTTCAAATTGATGGAATTAGCTTTATCGAACATATTAACTTTAATGCATTTCATGAAGGAAATCGTTTTATTCAAACAGTCCAAAAAGCACAAGGATTAACTCGAAAAAAAGTAAAAATAGCTGGAGCAGATAAAATTTATGCCACCAATAAAAATAGAAAACACTGTAGTTCTAAGAACATAGAAACAGACTTTATCCCCAAGGGAAAAAAGCCGAAAAATCATAAAGAAAAAAAGCAACTTAGAGCTATTATCGCAAAAGAAAGAGCTACAAGATTAGAAGGTTCTTTTGGAAAGGATAAAGAATATTATCACTTACGAAAAATAAAAGCCAAAACTAAAAAGAATGAAATTCTATGGATATTCTTTGGAATACACACAGGGAATGCTCTTGAAATTGGCCGAAGAAAAATAGCTAAAACAGCACAACAAGTAGTCTAA
- a CDS encoding HlyD family secretion protein: MNKQIFPKEIIESTVEVHQFKHTNKSKVIYSIILIFLIIVLVSLPFIKVTIYNTSQGLIRPDKERVLLESSTSGKVIFQQLKNNGQVKKGDTLLLINNLAITQKINNTTSRLNETKIFIEDLKLLSNKNRILNKLKSLKYKREYNFYQQKLSELNTRFQKIKEDYNRSQKLFSKGVIAKTDLNNSKLEYDLALSATYQYKKQQHSTWQAELVNSQNQLKELENNQIQLEENNNLSIIKAPVTGTLLNVKGIEQGSFITTGMQLAEISPKTDLIVECYINPTDIGLLKKETQVNFQVSAFNYNQWGLANGKILEIGNDIQMINDIPMFKVLCSLDQDFLQLKNGFKGQLKKGMLVNARFELTERTLFDLLYDKVDDWMNPSSQIAKN, from the coding sequence ATGAATAAGCAAATATTTCCAAAAGAGATTATAGAAAGTACGGTTGAAGTACATCAATTTAAACATACAAATAAAAGTAAAGTTATTTACAGTATTATTTTAATCTTTTTAATTATAGTATTGGTTTCTTTGCCTTTTATTAAGGTTACTATTTATAATACTTCTCAAGGTTTAATAAGACCCGACAAAGAGAGAGTCCTTCTAGAGAGTAGTACAAGTGGTAAAGTTATATTTCAGCAACTTAAAAATAATGGTCAAGTAAAAAAAGGAGATACGCTGTTATTGATTAATAATTTAGCCATAACTCAAAAAATAAATAATACTACAAGCCGGTTGAATGAAACTAAAATTTTTATTGAAGATTTAAAACTTTTATCTAATAAAAACAGAATTTTAAATAAATTAAAATCATTAAAATATAAACGAGAATACAACTTCTATCAACAAAAATTAAGCGAATTAAATACTCGTTTTCAAAAAATAAAAGAAGATTATAATCGAAGTCAAAAATTATTTAGTAAAGGGGTTATCGCTAAAACTGATTTGAATAATAGTAAGTTAGAATATGATTTAGCTTTAAGTGCAACCTATCAATATAAAAAACAGCAACATAGTACTTGGCAAGCAGAGTTAGTTAATTCTCAGAATCAACTAAAAGAATTAGAGAATAATCAAATTCAATTAGAGGAGAATAATAATTTATCCATTATTAAAGCTCCAGTTACAGGAACTTTGTTAAATGTAAAAGGTATAGAGCAAGGAAGTTTTATTACAACAGGAATGCAACTGGCGGAAATTTCTCCCAAGACCGATTTAATTGTAGAATGTTATATCAATCCTACAGATATCGGTTTGTTAAAAAAAGAAACTCAAGTAAATTTTCAAGTAAGTGCATTTAATTATAATCAATGGGGTTTAGCAAATGGAAAAATTTTAGAAATTGGCAATGATATACAGATGATTAATGATATACCAATGTTTAAAGTATTGTGCTCACTAGACCAAGATTTTCTACAGCTAAAAAATGGATTTAAAGGGCAATTAAAAAAAGGGATGCTAGTAAATGCTCGTTTTGAATTGACAGAACGTACCTTATTTGATTTGTTATATGATAAAGTAGATGATTGGATGAATCCATCAAGTCAAATAGCTAAAAACTAA
- a CDS encoding outer membrane protein assembly factor BamD translates to MQKIKNLACLFTLSLLLFSCGEYQKVLNKGTAEEQYKMAVKMYESQKYGKALRLFEKVTPAYRAKPQMERIQFMIAQSNYNEKNYPLAGYYFDRFTKNYPKSSKKEEAAFLSANSYKLASPRFSLDPTDTNKALEAYQSFINTYPDSDRIDEANKDYKELRYKLEKKYFEIAKTYYRTADYDARNYKAAIQAFDNLLEDYLGTSFKEEALYYRFKAANDFVFKSTDRRKKERIKDAIDAYDKLVRSFPKTTYLEEVNEMLAKLQKEEARIDAIIAKMKKIENIQKK, encoded by the coding sequence ATGCAAAAAATAAAAAATTTAGCGTGTTTATTTACACTTAGTTTACTACTGTTTTCATGTGGTGAATATCAAAAAGTATTAAATAAAGGTACTGCAGAAGAGCAGTATAAAATGGCCGTAAAAATGTACGAAAGTCAAAAATACGGTAAAGCTTTGCGTTTATTCGAAAAAGTAACACCAGCTTATAGAGCAAAACCTCAAATGGAGCGTATTCAATTTATGATAGCACAGTCTAATTATAACGAGAAAAATTATCCATTGGCAGGTTATTATTTCGATCGTTTTACAAAAAACTATCCAAAAAGTTCTAAGAAAGAAGAAGCCGCATTTTTATCTGCAAATAGTTACAAATTAGCCTCTCCACGTTTTAGTTTAGATCCAACAGACACGAACAAAGCATTGGAAGCTTACCAGAGTTTTATTAATACATACCCAGATTCCGATAGAATTGACGAAGCAAATAAAGATTATAAAGAACTACGTTATAAATTAGAGAAAAAATATTTCGAAATTGCAAAAACGTATTATAGAACAGCAGATTACGATGCTAGAAATTACAAAGCAGCAATACAAGCTTTCGATAACTTATTAGAAGATTATTTAGGAACATCGTTTAAAGAAGAAGCTTTGTATTATCGATTTAAAGCAGCAAACGACTTTGTTTTTAAAAGTACAGATAGAAGAAAAAAAGAACGTATTAAAGATGCTATAGATGCTTATGATAAGTTGGTAAGAAGCTTTCCTAAAACAACTTATTTAGAAGAAGTTAACGAAATGTTGGCTAAACTTCAAAAAGAAGAAGCAAGAATAGATGCTATAATAGCAAAAATGAAAAAAATAGAAAATATTCAAAAGAAATAA
- a CDS encoding DUF4835 family protein, which produces MQKILITFILFFSILSLNAQELNCLVTINSEQIAGSNKQVFSTLQKALTEYINQTKWTNKTVKPEERIDCAITMIITSRDNNNFKATLQVQSTRPIYNSSYASPVLNIKDNDFSFKYNEFDPLIYNRNSFDSNLVSTIVFYVNVILGLDADTFLKFGGEAQLKEAQNVMLQAQQSGLATWQNVVGKQNKYLLIDNLLSPKLKAYRNTLYNYHRKGLDLFFSNKNAGKQGVEDSVIALQNIYNKSIGNYLIRLFFDAKGDELVNIYSEGPGTRNKNQLIQTLRKISPNNNSKWRKMD; this is translated from the coding sequence GTGCAAAAAATATTAATTACCTTTATACTATTCTTCTCAATTTTAAGCTTAAATGCTCAAGAATTAAATTGCTTGGTAACTATAAATTCCGAGCAAATTGCAGGTTCTAATAAGCAAGTTTTTTCTACACTCCAAAAAGCATTAACAGAATACATTAATCAAACAAAATGGACAAATAAAACGGTTAAACCAGAAGAGCGTATCGATTGTGCAATTACCATGATTATTACTTCTAGAGATAACAATAATTTTAAAGCGACGTTGCAAGTACAATCTACAAGACCTATCTATAATTCTAGTTATGCAAGTCCTGTTTTAAATATAAAAGACAACGATTTTTCTTTTAAATATAATGAGTTCGATCCGTTAATTTACAATAGAAATTCTTTCGATAGCAACTTAGTTTCTACCATTGTTTTTTACGTAAATGTAATTTTAGGATTAGATGCAGATACTTTTTTAAAGTTTGGTGGAGAAGCACAATTAAAAGAAGCACAAAATGTAATGTTGCAAGCACAGCAGAGTGGTTTGGCAACTTGGCAAAATGTGGTGGGGAAACAAAATAAATATTTATTGATAGATAATTTGTTATCTCCAAAATTAAAAGCCTACAGAAATACATTGTACAATTACCATAGAAAAGGTTTAGATTTGTTTTTTTCGAATAAAAATGCAGGCAAACAAGGTGTAGAAGACAGTGTTATTGCTTTGCAGAACATTTACAACAAATCAATTGGAAATTACTTAATTCGTTTGTTTTTCGATGCAAAAGGCGATGAGTTGGTAAATATTTATTCAGAAGGTCCAGGAACTAGAAATAAAAACCAGTTGATACAAACTTTAAGAAAAATATCTCCAAACAATAATTCTAAGTGGAGAAAGATGGATTAA
- a CDS encoding DNA-directed RNA polymerase subunit omega — translation MDYKDTKAAPTTITYDKNKLEAPTENIYEAISIIAKRAEQVNNDLKKELVEKLDEFATYNDSLEEVFENKEQIEVSKFYERLPKPTAIAVEEWLNDKIYHRTPDAQ, via the coding sequence ATGGATTATAAAGATACAAAAGCGGCTCCAACAACAATTACTTACGACAAGAACAAATTGGAAGCGCCAACAGAAAATATTTACGAGGCGATTTCTATTATTGCAAAAAGAGCAGAACAAGTAAATAATGATTTGAAAAAAGAATTGGTAGAGAAATTAGACGAATTTGCAACTTATAACGATAGTTTAGAAGAGGTATTTGAAAATAAAGAACAAATAGAAGTTTCTAAATTTTACGAAAGATTACCAAAGCCTACTGCAATTGCTGTAGAAGAATGGTTAAACGATAAAATTTATCACAGAACTCCAGACGCACAATAA
- a CDS encoding cysteine peptidase family C39 domain-containing protein — translation MKAPNVLGLIEVAEKLGFEAKGVRGELDSLFKIPKPAIAHLIVKKNTEITQIFGGSYFLQTNLHIAN, via the coding sequence ATGAAAGCGCCTAATGTATTGGGTTTAATTGAAGTCGCAGAAAAATTAGGTTTTGAAGCTAAAGGTGTTCGAGGCGAATTAGACAGTTTATTTAAAATACCAAAACCTGCTATAGCACATCTTATTGTAAAAAAAAACACTGAAATAACCCAAATTTTTGGAGGTAGTTATTTTTTACAAACTAATCTGCACATTGCAAATTAG
- the coaBC gene encoding bifunctional phosphopantothenoylcysteine decarboxylase/phosphopantothenate--cysteine ligase CoaBC — protein MSVLSGKKILLGITAGIAAYKTASLVRLFIKLDAEVKIIMTPASKDFITPLTLSTLSKNPVHSTFYDKEDENELWNNHVDLGLWADYMIIAPATANTLSKMTHGTCDNLLLASYLSAKCPVYFAPAMDLDMYIHPSTKQSLDTLQRFGNILIPATSGELASGLVGEGRMAEPQDIVSFMENDILSKLPLKGKKLLLTAGPTYEAIDPVRFIGNHSSGKMGFAIAKAAANLGAEVFLISGPSHQQIKHSFVHRIDVVSAEEMYKASHKYFGEVDIAILSAAVADYKPKNIATQKIKKTDASLEIHLAPTKDILASLGAIKKHQFLVGFALETNNELENAKGKLARKNLDAIVLNSLQDKGAGFATDTNKITIIDKNLNEKAFELKSKQEVAKDIINEIIKKLT, from the coding sequence ATGTCTGTTTTAAGCGGAAAAAAAATTCTATTAGGAATCACTGCTGGAATTGCCGCTTATAAAACGGCTAGTTTGGTCCGTTTATTTATAAAATTAGACGCAGAAGTCAAAATTATTATGACGCCTGCGTCTAAAGATTTTATAACACCTCTCACGCTTTCCACACTTTCTAAAAATCCTGTTCATTCTACTTTTTACGATAAAGAAGACGAGAATGAATTATGGAACAATCACGTAGATTTAGGTCTTTGGGCAGATTATATGATAATTGCTCCAGCAACTGCAAACACCTTGTCTAAAATGACCCATGGAACTTGCGATAATTTGTTGTTAGCAAGTTATTTATCTGCAAAATGTCCTGTTTATTTTGCGCCTGCAATGGATTTAGATATGTACATTCATCCATCTACGAAACAAAGTTTAGATACATTACAACGTTTTGGAAACATTCTAATTCCTGCAACCTCAGGCGAATTGGCAAGTGGTTTGGTAGGAGAAGGAAGAATGGCAGAGCCGCAAGATATTGTTTCTTTTATGGAAAACGATATTCTGTCTAAATTACCGTTAAAAGGAAAAAAATTATTGCTAACAGCTGGTCCCACTTACGAAGCAATAGATCCTGTTCGTTTTATAGGAAATCATTCTTCAGGAAAAATGGGGTTTGCAATCGCAAAAGCGGCTGCAAATTTAGGAGCAGAAGTGTTCTTAATTTCTGGGCCTTCGCATCAACAAATAAAACATTCTTTTGTTCATAGAATAGATGTAGTTTCTGCAGAAGAAATGTACAAAGCATCACACAAATATTTTGGTGAAGTAGATATTGCGATACTTTCTGCAGCAGTTGCAGACTATAAACCAAAAAACATTGCGACTCAGAAAATAAAAAAGACAGATGCATCGTTAGAGATTCATCTTGCACCAACAAAAGATATTTTGGCTTCTTTAGGAGCCATTAAAAAACATCAATTTTTAGTTGGTTTTGCGTTGGAAACAAATAACGAGTTAGAAAATGCAAAAGGTAAGTTAGCTAGAAAGAATTTAGATGCGATTGTATTAAATTCTTTACAAGATAAAGGTGCAGGTTTTGCGACAGACACAAATAAAATTACTATTATTGATAAAAATTTGAATGAAAAAGCATTCGAACTAAAATCGAAGCAAGAAGTAGCCAAAGACATTATCAACGAAATTATAAAGAAACTAACTTAA
- a CDS encoding transposase — MKCNTAFQFFPLSENYDAHYARFLEGDLGKIYSAIPWNDLVSSFGISEQSKGRNYLFSPKGRLGLMFLKHYANCSDRKLIEQLNSNLDYQFFCDIELGFERLTNYKIVSQIRCELAEKLDINSIEKILFNSWKNEIENPNQIVMDATCYESEVRYPSIQKLLWESVHWLYNQLRKTCSILGVKMIRSKYIKWKKRYQGFSKMRRKTKSKRISLTRGLLNLLSKFINFEKELSENHNIEFIALYYKRINTIQRIYKQQKDHFDTGEKIKDRIVSIQKDYIRPIVRGKEVKPVEFGAKVNKVQIDGISFIEHINFNAFHEGNRFIQTVQKAQGLTRKKVKIAGADKIYATNKNRKHCSSKNIETDFIPKGKKPKNHKEKKQLRAIIAKERATRLEGSFGKDKEYYHLRKIKAKTKKNEILWIFFGIHTGNALEIGRRKIAKTAQQVV; from the coding sequence CTGAAATGCAACACCGCATTTCAATTTTTTCCCCTCAGCGAGAATTATGATGCTCATTATGCGCGATTTTTAGAGGGAGATTTAGGTAAAATCTACTCTGCAATTCCTTGGAATGATTTAGTTAGCTCTTTTGGTATTTCTGAACAATCAAAAGGGAGAAACTATCTTTTTAGTCCTAAAGGAAGACTAGGTTTAATGTTTTTAAAACATTATGCTAATTGTTCAGATAGAAAATTGATTGAGCAACTAAACTCGAATTTAGACTATCAATTTTTCTGTGATATAGAACTAGGTTTTGAACGCTTAACAAACTATAAAATAGTGAGCCAAATACGTTGTGAATTAGCAGAGAAACTCGATATTAATTCCATAGAAAAAATTCTATTCAACTCTTGGAAAAACGAAATTGAAAACCCCAATCAAATTGTAATGGATGCTACTTGTTATGAAAGTGAAGTTCGTTACCCTAGCATCCAAAAATTACTTTGGGAGTCGGTTCATTGGTTGTACAATCAATTACGTAAAACCTGCTCTATATTAGGGGTTAAAATGATTAGAAGTAAATATATCAAGTGGAAAAAGCGTTATCAAGGATTTAGTAAAATGCGAAGAAAAACCAAGTCGAAACGTATTTCATTAACCCGAGGTTTACTCAATCTGTTAAGTAAATTTATCAACTTTGAAAAAGAGTTGTCAGAAAATCACAATATTGAGTTTATAGCTTTGTATTATAAGCGAATAAATACAATTCAAAGGATTTACAAACAACAAAAAGATCATTTTGATACAGGAGAAAAAATCAAAGATAGAATTGTAAGCATTCAAAAGGATTATATTCGTCCTATTGTTCGAGGAAAGGAAGTAAAACCTGTTGAATTTGGAGCAAAAGTTAACAAAGTTCAAATTGATGGAATTAGCTTTATCGAACATATTAACTTTAATGCATTTCATGAAGGAAATCGTTTTATTCAAACAGTCCAAAAAGCACAAGGATTAACTCGAAAAAAAGTAAAAATAGCTGGAGCAGATAAAATTTATGCCACCAATAAAAATAGAAAACACTGTAGTTCTAAGAACATAGAAACAGACTTTATCCCCAAGGGAAAAAAGCCGAAAAATCATAAAGAAAAAAAGCAACTTAGAGCTATTATCGCAAAAGAAAGAGCTACAAGATTAGAAGGTTCTTTTGGAAAGGATAAAGAATATTATCACTTACGAAAAATAAAAGCCAAAACTAAAAAGAATGAAATTCTATGGATATTCTTTGGAATACACACAGGGAATGCTCTTGAAATTGGCCGAAGAAAAATAGCTAAAACAGCACAACAAGTAGTCTAA
- a CDS encoding DNA-binding protein, translated as MKNLKTLERLQQLHNLIAIENTGTPKELASLMQISERSIHLLIEELKDYHANICYSRSRKTYYYCENFDLKVNISVSVLTNNEVTQIFGGSYFLQTNLQIAN; from the coding sequence ATGAAAAATTTAAAAACACTAGAACGTTTACAACAATTACACAATTTAATTGCTATTGAAAATACGGGCACACCTAAAGAATTAGCCAGTTTAATGCAAATAAGCGAACGTTCTATTCACTTATTAATAGAAGAATTAAAAGATTATCATGCAAATATATGTTATAGTAGAAGTAGAAAAACCTACTATTACTGTGAAAATTTCGATTTGAAAGTAAATATTTCTGTAAGTGTTTTAACAAATAATGAAGTAACCCAAATTTTTGGTGGTAGTTATTTTTTACAAACTAATTTGCAAATTGCAAATTAG
- a CDS encoding helix-turn-helix domain-containing protein produces the protein MNLLVAKKLKKLRIQKGFSQEKVADYLQISQSAYNRIEHGTCHSWVNYINAICNLYNIKPEDLLKREEVTDPLNSNVAKENFCTSCDIKLIEQYELRLKEKDAYIVLLEKMISNYK, from the coding sequence ATGAATTTATTAGTTGCTAAAAAGTTAAAAAAACTGCGTATACAAAAAGGTTTTAGTCAAGAAAAAGTAGCTGATTATTTACAAATATCGCAATCTGCTTATAATAGAATTGAACATGGCACTTGCCATTCTTGGGTAAATTATATAAACGCTATTTGTAATTTATACAATATAAAGCCTGAAGATTTATTAAAAAGAGAGGAAGTTACAGATCCATTAAATAGTAATGTTGCAAAAGAAAATTTTTGTACCTCGTGTGACATAAAGCTAATTGAGCAATATGAATTAAGACTAAAAGAAAAAGATGCTTACATTGTTTTATTAGAAAAAATGATAAGTAATTATAAGTAA
- the dapA gene encoding 4-hydroxy-tetrahydrodipicolinate synthase, with translation MQEFIGTGVALITPFKEDLSVDFDALVKLVNFNIQNGTDYLVINGTTGESATISKEERKQIINVIVKTNNKRLPLVLGIGGNNTLEVVKDIQTTDLTNIDGILSVAPYYSKPTQEGFYQHFKAIAEATEKPIILYNVPGRTAKNMEASTTIRLAKDFKNIVGVKEAGNNTQQYLELLRDKPADFLIISGDDDLALGVTLAGGAGVISVIGQAFPKEFSTMINCGLQGKNKEGYSIHFKMMEIIDLIFAENNPAGIKAVLQELSISSSYVRLPLVPASKELQAKIAKLVNDF, from the coding sequence ATGCAAGAGTTTATTGGAACAGGAGTTGCCTTAATTACCCCTTTTAAAGAAGATTTAAGTGTAGATTTTGATGCACTTGTAAAACTGGTAAATTTTAACATACAAAATGGTACAGATTACTTGGTAATTAATGGTACAACAGGAGAAAGTGCTACAATTTCGAAAGAAGAAAGAAAACAAATTATAAACGTTATTGTAAAAACTAATAACAAACGTTTGCCTTTAGTTTTAGGTATTGGTGGTAACAATACGTTAGAAGTTGTAAAAGATATACAAACAACCGACTTAACAAATATCGATGGTATTTTATCAGTAGCACCTTATTATAGTAAGCCAACACAAGAAGGGTTTTATCAGCATTTTAAAGCAATTGCAGAAGCTACAGAGAAACCAATTATTTTATACAACGTTCCAGGAAGAACCGCAAAAAATATGGAAGCTTCTACAACCATTCGTTTGGCGAAAGATTTTAAAAACATAGTTGGTGTAAAAGAAGCAGGTAATAATACACAACAATATTTAGAATTATTACGAGACAAACCAGCAGATTTTTTAATTATTTCTGGTGATGATGATTTGGCTTTAGGAGTAACTTTAGCAGGAGGTGCTGGAGTAATATCTGTAATTGGGCAAGCATTTCCAAAAGAATTTTCTACGATGATTAATTGTGGTTTACAAGGAAAAAATAAAGAAGGTTACTCGATTCATTTTAAAATGATGGAAATTATCGACTTAATTTTTGCTGAAAATAATCCTGCAGGAATAAAAGCCGTTTTACAAGAATTAAGCATTTCTTCAAGTTATGTAAGACTTCCTTTAGTGCCAGCAAGTAAAGAGTTACAGGCAAAAATCGCAAAACTTGTGAATGATTTTTAA
- a CDS encoding bacteriocin: MNNNNNKSNIMLKELTNKELIEINGGGPLWDAWLKSVEDTGQYVGGFIYGLFVGECPSEC; encoded by the coding sequence ATGAATAATAATAATAATAAATCAAATATCATGTTAAAAGAGTTAACTAATAAAGAATTAATTGAAATAAACGGAGGTGGTCCGTTATGGGATGCTTGGTTAAAGAGCGTTGAAGATACAGGGCAATATGTTGGCGGTTTTATATATGGGTTATTTGTTGGAGAATGCCCTTCTGAATGTTAA